The Macaca nemestrina isolate mMacNem1 chromosome 17, mMacNem.hap1, whole genome shotgun sequence genome contains the following window.
TTCCATGCACCACACCCCTCCACTTCTCTTGGCACCAGCTTCCAAAGCCAGGAtggagaggaggggaaaggatGGGGTCCACTCCTTGTTTTTTCCACCATCATCCAGgggctctgctgctgctgctattgcTCCGCCTGATCCCCACTTTCACTTTCCTCCAGACCCAAGTCCAGAGCGGGTAGGGCTGCTGCCCAGACCCTCCTTCCTGTGGTAGCTCTAGAGAGTCTAGGAACTGTGAGGGAGGGGAAGCCAGGAGAAGGGAAGAGTGCAGAAAAACCAACCATCCTGGTGAAAATGGAACCGGGAATGGAACAGACAGAGCACTTGGCAACTAGGAGCCAGAATCTGCCTTCTAATTTGGACCCCCTTAGCCTCCTAGGATGACAGGAGGCCATAAGTCCTCCTTTGTTGACCCAGATGTCTGAGGTGCTTCCAGCTCCTCTGGAACTCTGGGTCAGATTTCAACAGGGAGCCAGGGTCTCGGTCACCTTTCCCCATACAAAAGTTAATGgaataaacaaccaaaaaaccaaacaaaaaaacaaaataaaacaacaaaaaataggccgggcgcggtggctcaagcctgtaatcccagcactttgggaggccgagacgggcggatcacgaggtcaggagatcaagaccatcctggctaacacggtgaaaccccgtctctactaaaaaatacaaaaaaaaaaactagccgggcgaggtggcgggcgcctgtagtcccagctactcgggaggctgaggcaggagaatggcgtaaacccgggaggcggagcttgcagtgagccgagatcacgccactgcactccagcctgggtgacagagccagactccgtctcaaaaaaaaaaaaaaaaaaaaaaaaaaaaaaaaaaaaaacaacaaaaaataaaagttaatggttataactcctgagttcaagcgattctcctgcctcatcctaccaagtagctggaattacaggcacgcaccaccacgcccagctaattttcgtattttgatggagatggggtttcaccatgttggccaggctggtctcaaactcctgaattcaagtgatccgcctgccttggcctcccaaaatgctgagattagcggcatgagccaccgcacccagcctggaaaagtatttctgttttttttttttttttttgagacggagtctcactctgttgcccaggctggagtgcagtggccagatctcagctcactgcaagctccgcctcccgggtttacgccattctcctgcctcagcctcccgagtagctgggactacaggtgcccgccacctcgcccggctagtttttttttggtacttttaggtagagacggggtttcaccgtgttagccaggatggtctcgatttcctgacctcgtgatcggcccatctcggcctcccaaagtgctgggattacaggcttgagccaccgcgcccagccggaaaagtatttcttaaagggaaggcaagaaaagagtgaaaaaaagaaaaagattctccGGTAGTGAAAATTTGGGTATAAGCACCAAGTAGGACACGTGTGGGGAAAGGATCAGGGGAAAAGGGCTCTCAAAACCAGCCATTGAGACTTCACCCAGTGAGGGCCCAGTGCAGCCTACCTGAACCTGCCCAGGGGTCAGGGATGGCCAGCACAGCATCCCCAGGGGGCTCTAGTGGCAAGATGGCCCCACAGTCATGCCCATTCCACATCCATCATCCCCAGCAAAGAACTCCAGCCCCAAAGTGCTCATAACAAAGACATTTTAATGCATAAGGCACAGTGAGAGGCTGGAATCAAGCATCCTCACACACAAAGGGCCCAGCAGGCTGAGCAAAAGAACAGAGACACTCTTCCCCACTACCGCTGGGCACCCTGGACAGTCCCCTGAAGAGTAGGGGGCCTCCAGTCTTTGGCACAGTGCCTGGAGCAGGAAGTGACTAGCATGGTCCCAGCTACCCCTCTGTGGGAATACTGCCACCAAGAGGCAGCTCTTTGGTCCGGATACAGTCAGTGCAAATGTTCAGGGGTCAAGCTCTGGAGGAATGAGGGTGGCACAGTGCCCCAGGGCTGGCAGTCCCTGAACAGTCTCCTCACCCCTCATGGGCAACATGTGGGCTTCTTCTTGCTGGCAGTTAGGTAGAGGTTGCTGTCATCACTGTTGATGCCTAAAGAAAGGTGGGAAATATGTGAAGCAGGGATTGGAGGCTCACTGTGCCCTCTGCCACCCTCAACCAGGCAGGCACTCACGGACAACATCCCCAATGCGTCGGGCCCCCGATTTCTCCAGCTCAGCCAGCACATTGGCCTCAAAAGTCAGTGCTGCCACGCGGAAGAAGAATTCTCGGACATTCTCACCTGACACAGGGAGCAGATAGGTGCTCAGGGGCAGTGCCAGATCTGGGGACACAGGGCACAGCTGGAGGTATAGCAGTGAGAGGAGAGCCAGGCAAGAGTGTCACAGCAGAGCCCTGAAGCCTCCAACTCACCAGTGAGAGATGAGACTGCCCAGTACTCAGCCTTCATCTCCTGGGCCACCTGGAGGGCGTCTTTCTCCATCAGCGCATACTGAGCAGGGGTCTGAGGGAAGGCCACAATCAGAGGGGGGCATTCCCTCACCAAGCTGGGAAGTCCCCCCACTGGCACACTCACACTCAGATCCTTCTTGGAACCTACGAGGAAAAGCAGCACACTGGAAGGGTCATTCTCCTTCAGGGCATCAGCCAGCCACTGCCTGCCACGGGTGATGGAAAGTGAGGGATGAGTAAGCCTGCAGGGCCCCTCCTGCCGACATTCATATGCCCAATTACCCCCTCTCTGGTGCAACATGCATTCTTCTTCTTCCTGACCACCCTTCTGTTCTGAACCCTCTCTTCCCGGAGCCTCCCATTATATTGCAGGATGCTCACATACTTGGTATGTTCCAGTGATGCCACATCATTCAGGTTGAAGACAATGATGATGGCTGGAAGAGTGGTAGAAACAGCCCCAGGTTGACAGGGAAGATACTACTGCTCATTTCCCCAATTCTTCCAGCTCCAGATGAGAAGCCATGTGCACTCTGAGACCCACCTACCCCACTTCACCCAGCCCCTTACCTTGAGCTCCTCGATAGTAGGTTGACGCAATGCATTTGAACCTCTCCTGTCCAGCGGTATCCCAACTGGGAGGAAGGAGGAGTGAAGCACAGGTATGTATGTTGGGGGGTGTGGGTGCTGGGGGGAAGGGATAGCTGGAAGGGGTGTGGAAGCACTCACAGCTGCAAACTGAAGGGGATACCCAGCACCTCAAATCGTTCCATCTCGAAGTCCACTCCAATGGTGGCCTTATAATTCTTATCAAAGGTGTCTTTGCAGAACCTGAGAGGGTACCAGATGCTCCAATCTGGAGCCAGCCCACCTGTCTAGGTTTCGCCCCACCCTGCCCAGTTCAGCTCCAGCACCCCCTTACCTATTAATGAGGCAAGTCTTCCCCACCGACAGGTCCCCCACCACAATGATCTTGGAGATCTTAAATCTGCTGGACACAAGAGTGGGCAAGGGGAGTGGGCACGAGCTCTTTCACCCTAGGGAGTCCCAATGCTCCTGACTAGGTCCAGAAAGGTAGCTGCACCCAGGCTGAGGGTATTATAGACACCAGGCATCCCAGGCAGCTGCCTGAACAGATGTGCTGGAGAGGAGTGCTTTGTGCTCCTGCAGCAGAGAAACGtgaatttgaatcccagctctcacactgattagctgtgtgactttggacacaTTATTtagcctctctaagcctcagtttaaACATTTAGGTGAagttagtatatattttattgggTCGTTGTGAAGGTTAAAATGAGATAAATGTCCTATATTCTAAGACACCCTCCCCCCCATTTTAATGTCTCTGAAATCAGAATATATCTTAAGTGATAGACGTTTCAATAAAGATAATGATAGTACCcaacactgcctggcacacagccaATGCTTAATTAATGGTGCCAACTGTTATCAGTATTACCTTTAAAACCCACaataaaggccaggtgcggtggctcaagcctgtaatcccagcactttgggaggccgagacgggcggatcacgaggtcaggagatcgagaccatcctggctaacacggtgaaaccccgtctctactaaaaaatacaaaaaactagccgggtgaggtggcgggcgcctgtagtcccagctactcgggaggctgaggcaggagaatggcgtgaacccgggaggcggagcttgcagtgagctgcgatctggccactgcactccagcctgggcgacagagtgagactccgtctcaaaaaaaaaacaaaaaaaaacaaaaaaaacccacaataagACTCATCCCTGTAAGCACAGCCAGACCCCTGCCCTGGGGCTCCATGGATGCTATGTGAGGATCTGAGCAGGTGACCACCTTCCCATCTCAGACACCTTAGTCTCTACTCAGGAATCCAGCTGCCACCCTTCTAACCAACGCCATCTCATAGAACTCACAACAACCTTAttgggaagaaaggagaggacACAGGAGCTTAAAGGGGAAATAACCATAAAGCTGGTAGGAGCTGAAATGAAGCCccaagggggtgggggtggttgtTTACCCTCGTTATGACTAGAGTTTCCTGGGACCTCCTCTCTTTGCTGTGGGTGTCCCTAACTCACCCCACGGTGCCTGTCCGGTGTTCCTGGCAGGCGCAGGTGACGCGGGGGTGGAAGTCTTTGTGCACGTGCAAAGCGGCCTCCTTCCTCAGGCACTTAGTGGGAAGGATGAAAGAGAATGGAGCTTCCCACTCCTGGCCCTTGTCCCGTAGCCAAGCGGCCCGGGTAGGGGTGGAGTGCAGGGACCACCCAGAAGCAGCAGGCCTAGCTGGGTGGCAGGGCTAGGCCCAGTCCTCTAACTGGTCTGGTGCCGCCTCCGCCCCGCCCACACCCCGGGCTGTAGACAGAAGCCCGACGTGGCCCCGGCGCCTACCTGGGGCAGCTCTGCCAGGACGCGATCCCTCCGCACGGGCGCCAGAATGTTCATCCTGCCTGAGGCCTTCCAGGGCGCCCTGAGAAGGCGCCGAGGCCGGATCCGCGCCAGCGACCCGGGCGCGTGGAGAGCCGACGATCACCCGCGGCCGGGGTGTCCCGACTACAACTCGGGGCCACGGGGACCCTACGGGAGCCCGAGGTCTCGGAGACGCTACGACCACCGCGGGCCACGGAGATGAAACAATCACCCGGGGCCGGGGCGAGCCCACAATCACCCGGGCCCTGGGCGTTCCGAAGATGACTCTGGGGCGAGGAGACTCCTCCGCCGCCAATTGGGGGCGGGGAGTCCCGTCTGGTGTGGGCCGGGCCCGCGCAGACCCTACGATTACGCGGGGCCTGATAGCTCCTACAATAACCCGGGACCGCTGAGACCCGACGTCATCTCGGGGCTGAGGCTGCCCTACCATTACAGAGTGGCCCCGGGGCGCGGAGTGGCCCCGCCACACGGGGTCAGTGTGGGCAAGGGCGGCGCTGCCAAGGCCAGCAGGCCGCTGGAGGAGGGGGCGAGGGGCCCAGTCCGGCTGCAGGGCCTCAAGTGTCACTCCGCTGGGACTCCGCGAACGCTGTAACACGATCCCCGGAAATTCCTAGCGAAGGGCCGCCCCCCGCCCCTCTCCTGGCCGCGCCAGGCCTCGCTGCCCGCCCTcgcctccccctcctctccacGCCTCTGCGCTGCCCTGCTCAGGCTCCCTCGTCTGACGCTTCACCGGGCACCAGGACCGCCCCCAACCAGGCTGGAGCCTATCCAGATAGGGACTCCCCAGGCTGCTCTCCCCTGCACCTCTATGCCCGGCTCCGCCTTCAGGGGGACCCTTACCCAGCCGAATTGGTGATAGGGAATCGGAGACTGCTGCGCAGCATCTGGTGATGCCAGAAACCagcagggaggggaaagggggagAGAAGGGGCCCAAGGAGAGGCGGCGCTTCCCTCCTCAACTCCAGGCCTGGGAGGTGACTCACAGAGTCTGCCCCCGCTCGCCCTTCTGCCCTGGGAGgtcgggggtggtggtggtggaggggaaGCGTGCTAAGGGGGTGCCAGGGTTACAGTGAGGTGCCCACCGAGGAGAGAGACGTCTGAAGTTTGGCGTCTTTTCCTTCAAGACTGCTGTGTAGATTGTGAGATGGGAGGGCTGAAGATCAAGCTGCCTCCCTCTAGGGAGGTTAAAGAAGGGCTAAGTGGACCCGGAAACTCCGCTCTTTGGGGTGGTCTCCGCTCTGGGAGGCGGGGACTCCCCTCTGATATGGGTGTTCATTGTTCTGGCCCCATTGGAATCTATCCCCCAGAGACAACTTCTTTTTGCAAAGTCCTGCAGGATAGAAGAGGGGGCAGTGCACAATCAATTTCACCGTCAAAGGGGACATCTCTAGTTTTATGAGGGGAGAGGGAAGACAGAAAGGATCAAGTGGGGATGGGTTAGGCACACACCTTAGGAGATGCAAACCTGAGTGTTATGAAACCTTTCTCTGTGTCTGGAGCTGAATTTGAGGATGTAAAGATGACCAGGACACGGAAGGGAAGACTAGTTTTGGGCAGGGGATTGTGAGTGAAGTTACTAACAGGAAGAACTAGCGAATCTTGTAGAAATGTGTGGAATTTTCATAGAACTTCAAGTGCATTATCAGGAAACGCAGTGCAACTGACAGTATCAGTGTCGCAGGTAAAGAGGGGCAGATGTAGCCGCCTTGTACTTCCTCTGACACTTTTCCTCCTCGTGactcgggtttttttttttttttttttttttttttgagacagggtctcactctgccacccaggctggaatggctcactgcagcctcgacctccagggatgaagcgatcctcccaccttagcctcccaaggaactgggactacaggcacgcaccaccacgcccggctaatttttgtattcttttgtagagacggggtttcgccgtgttgtccaggctggtctcgaccacCTGGGCTCGAAgcaattcgcccaccttggcctcgcaaagtgctgggattacaggcgtcagtcaccgcgcccggccctgactcGATTTTTTCTGCCACCAAATCACTGTTACTGATAAACCACAttcctctctggacctcagttcgACCGAGCAAATCCTGCTCCAGCACTCTAGAACTTAGCTGTATCTAACTCCCGAGTCAATCTAAATGTGTTCTTTACTCTTGGCAGCGTTCCTGCCTCCTGGCATGGCAATCCTCTTCCCTGAGACTGGCAGTTGCTCAAGATGGGAAGCTCCCAGGACCAGACCCGAGCGACAGCCGGCTACGCCGTCCGCTTGCCTGAGCAAATAAACGCGTGTCTTCAAAAAACTACAACCCccatggtgacatgcgcctgtagtcccagctactcgggaggccgaggtaggagaatggcgtgaacccgggaggcggagcttgaagtgagccgagatcgcgccactgcactccagcctgggcgacagatgctcaaaaaaaaaaaaaaaaaggccgggcgcggtggctcacgcctgtaatcccagcattttgggaggccgagacgggcggatcccgaggtcaggagatcgagaccatcctggctaacaaggtgaaaccccgtctctactaagaaatacaaaaaaattagccgggcgaggtggcgggcgcctgtagtcccagctactcgggaggctgaggcaggagaatggtctgaacccgggaggtggagcttgcagtgagctgagatccggccactgcattccagcctgggcgacagagcaagactccatctcaaaaaaaaaaaaaaaaggccgggcgcggtggctcacgcctgtaatcccaacactttgggaggccaaggcgggcggatcacgaggtcaggagatcgagatcacggtgaaatcctgtctctactaaaaatacaaaaaattagccgggcgcggtggcggacacctgtagtcccagctactccggatgctgaggcaggagaatggcgtgaacctgggaggcggagcttcaatgagctgagatcacgccactgcactccagcctgggtgacatagcgagactccatctcaaaaaaaaacaaaaaaaaaactacaaccCCCATGAAGCTTTAGTGCCTTTGAGGGGAGGAGTGGCGCATGTTTGTTCACGCACGAAGAAGAAATTAAACCTAACTACCATTCCCAGAGGGCGCCACTCTGCAAATTACCAAATCAGCTCTAAGTACAAAGCATCGCGAGTCTTTGATGAGATTTGGCGCTATAAGCCTGTGGGAACGGGCATCGGAGACCCTTTTCACAAGATGGCGCCGAAAGCGAAGAAGGAAGGTGTGTGTTGGCGATGGGGCCGCCGCTGGTTTGCCAGGGATTGCCGCGCCGCAGAGGGAACGAATTGGGAGCATGGCTGCTGGGCTAAGTCCTGAGGGCTCTGCTCCGGGGTTGCTACCCGCGTTTCGGTCACGCTGCAGTATACTTGGGCCGCGTGGGCCCAGCCTCATGGGCTGAGTTCCGGTGGAGGGAGTTGGGGAGGCAACCCGGCCGACATCATCCGCCAGGGAGGGCCAGACATTCGGCTCTGGGAAGCTACACGCGTCCGTTGGTTGGCGCTCCATGCCCCCGGGCCTGTAAGAAGTTAGTGCCCTCAGCTTTAACCATTTTTCCTTCTGGTTCATGTTTAACCGGGCTACATTACCCGCCCCCCTCTCCGCTGCCTGGTTTTGCGATGGGGTATGTGTAAAATTCCTAGGACATTTTCTGGAAAGTACTAAGCGTTCGTTCAGTGCTACTTTGTTTTATAGTCGTATCCCTGGACTGACTTCGAGTTGGTCGCTTTCGCCTCTGGTATCGTGCATGTGATGGAAAAGTTTTAATCTCCTGACATTTGTGATGTCTTCAAAGGAACCACTGATGCACGTGTGGCCAGGGTCGCCGACTGCAGTTCTTGGGGCCGGAAGTAACCGATTGCTAACCCGCACCccgttttcttttcttctctaccagctcctgcccctcctaaAGCCGAAGCCAAAGCGAAGGCTTTAaaggccaagaaggcagtgttgaaaggtgtccacagccacaaaaaaaagaagatccgCACGTCACCCACCTTCCGGCGGCCCAAGACACTGCGACTCCGGAGGCAGCCCAAATATCCTCGGAAGAGCGCCCCCAGGAGAAACAAGTCAGTACTGCCCCCCTCTACCCATGAAAAGATTTGGGTATTCTCCATTGGTAATTTGGAAATCACTCACCCTGTGTGATGGTTTCTCAAACACAAATTGTGTCCAGTGTGCTTCTCTAATTGGAAGTATGAGGAGATTGTTTCTGCTGTATTTACAAAACTGGCAGGAAttctttttaaatcatctcagaggccgggtgcggtggctcacgtctgtaatcccagcactttggaggccgaggctagcggatcacttgaggtcaggagttcgagactagcctgagtaacatggaaaaactccgtgtctactaaaaatagaaaattagccgggcgtggtggcgcatgtctgtaatcccggccACCCgcgggagacagaggcagg
Protein-coding sequences here:
- the LOC105476296 gene encoding ras-related protein Rab-34 isoform X2 — its product is MNILAPVRRDRVLAELPQCLRKEAALHVHKDFHPRVTCACQEHRTGTVGFKISKIIVVGDLSVGKTCLINRFCKDTFDKNYKATIGVDFEMERFEVLGIPFSLQLWDTAGQERFKCIASTYYRGAQAIIIVFNLNDVASLEHTKQWLADALKENDPSSVLLFLVGSKKDLSTPAQYALMEKDALQVAQEMKAEYWAVSSLTGENVREFFFRVAALTFEANVLAELEKSGARRIGDVVRINSDDSNLYLTASKKKPTCCP
- the LOC105476296 gene encoding ras-related protein Rab-34 isoform X1, with amino-acid sequence MNILAPVRRDRVLAELPQCLRKEAALHVHKDFHPRVTCACQEHRTGTVGRFKISKIIVVGDLSVGKTCLINRFCKDTFDKNYKATIGVDFEMERFEVLGIPFSLQLWDTAGQERFKCIASTYYRGAQAIIIVFNLNDVASLEHTKQWLADALKENDPSSVLLFLVGSKKDLSTPAQYALMEKDALQVAQEMKAEYWAVSSLTGENVREFFFRVAALTFEANVLAELEKSGARRIGDVVRINSDDSNLYLTASKKKPTCCP
- the LOC105476296 gene encoding ras-related protein Rab-34 isoform X3, with the translated sequence MNILAPVRRDRVLAELPQCLRKEAALHVHKDFHPRVTCACQEHRTGTVGRFKISKIIVVGDLSVGKTCLINSWDTAGQERFKCIASTYYRGAQAIIIVFNLNDVASLEHTKQWLADALKENDPSSVLLFLVGSKKDLSTPAQYALMEKDALQVAQEMKAEYWAVSSLTGENVREFFFRVAALTFEANVLAELEKSGARRIGDVVRINSDDSNLYLTASKKKPTCCP
- the LOC105476296 gene encoding ras-related protein Rab-34 isoform X4, whose protein sequence is MNILAPVRRDRVLAELPQCLRKEAALHVHKDFHPRVTCACQEHRTGTVGFKISKIIVVGDLSVGKTCLINSWDTAGQERFKCIASTYYRGAQAIIIVFNLNDVASLEHTKQWLADALKENDPSSVLLFLVGSKKDLSTPAQYALMEKDALQVAQEMKAEYWAVSSLTGENVREFFFRVAALTFEANVLAELEKSGARRIGDVVRINSDDSNLYLTASKKKPTCCP